In one Desulfobacterales bacterium genomic region, the following are encoded:
- a CDS encoding M48 family metalloprotease, translating to MRVSRRVINGLSRREFLIMTGMAAAGLTAGCAVNPVTGKSQFMIVDEQQEIAVDRQQSPHQLSSDYGTVRDRGLQDYIQATGKRIAANTHRSHMPYNFHCVNANYVNAYAFPGGSIACTRGILLELDNEAELAALLGHELGHVNARHTAEIMSKAALAGMAAGGLSILTGAALGSGAGKIAGQLGQLGSGALLASYSRDNERQADSLGMEYMARSGYGPQGMVGLMEMLNSMSRHKSGATDLLFATHPMSAERYQTSVSQATDDYRQYSGQPLFRERYMDATADLRKIKAALKTMQEGEAAMGREAYSQAEELFKQALVQVPDDYTGLLLMAKCQLVQKKDGEAERYADRARQVYPDEAQGCHISGIAKIRTKKYEAAHEDFSTYERLLPGNPNTVFFKGLSLEGMQKIDPAAKAYIRYLNQVRQGKLAQYAYQRLKEWGYIK from the coding sequence ATGCGTGTTTCCAGAAGAGTGATCAACGGACTGAGCCGCCGTGAATTTCTGATTATGACCGGCATGGCCGCTGCCGGGCTGACCGCGGGGTGTGCCGTCAACCCGGTCACGGGAAAATCCCAGTTCATGATCGTGGATGAACAGCAGGAGATAGCGGTCGACCGGCAGCAGTCGCCGCACCAGCTTTCTTCGGATTACGGGACCGTCCGGGACCGAGGCTTGCAGGACTACATCCAGGCCACCGGCAAGCGGATTGCCGCCAACACCCACCGCAGCCATATGCCTTACAACTTTCACTGCGTCAACGCCAATTATGTAAACGCTTACGCGTTTCCCGGCGGCAGCATCGCCTGCACCCGGGGAATCCTGCTGGAGCTTGATAATGAGGCGGAGCTGGCGGCCCTGCTGGGGCATGAACTGGGCCACGTCAATGCCAGGCATACCGCGGAAATCATGTCAAAGGCCGCGCTGGCCGGCATGGCCGCAGGCGGACTTTCCATCCTGACCGGTGCGGCCCTGGGATCAGGCGCCGGCAAGATTGCCGGGCAGCTCGGTCAGCTGGGCTCGGGCGCCCTGCTGGCCTCATACAGCCGGGACAACGAACGCCAGGCAGACAGCCTGGGCATGGAATACATGGCCAGGTCCGGCTACGGTCCCCAGGGCATGGTGGGCCTCATGGAGATGCTCAACAGCATGAGCCGGCACAAGTCCGGTGCCACGGATCTTCTCTTTGCCACCCATCCCATGAGCGCTGAACGCTACCAGACATCGGTGAGCCAGGCCACCGACGATTACCGGCAGTACAGCGGCCAGCCATTGTTTCGAGAGCGATACATGGACGCTACCGCCGATCTTAGAAAAATCAAAGCCGCCCTTAAAACGATGCAGGAGGGTGAAGCGGCCATGGGCAGGGAAGCTTACAGTCAGGCCGAAGAACTGTTCAAGCAGGCCCTTGTCCAGGTTCCTGACGATTACACAGGCTTGCTGCTGATGGCCAAGTGCCAGCTGGTCCAGAAGAAAGACGGCGAGGCGGAGCGCTATGCGGACAGGGCCAGGCAGGTCTATCCCGATGAGGCCCAAGGCTGTCATATCAGCGGCATTGCCAAGATCCGCACAAAAAAATACGAAGCCGCCCATGAGGATTTTTCTACCTACGAGCGGCTTCTTCCGGGAAATCCCAACACGGTGTTCTTCAAGGGTCTTTCCCTGGAAGGCATGCAGAAAATCGATCCGGCTGCGAAGGCCTACATCCGATATCTGAACCAGGTCCGGCAGGGGAAACTGGCGCAATATGCGTATCAGCGGCTGAAGGAGTGGGGTTACATCAAGTAG
- a CDS encoding ORF6N domain-containing protein, with translation MSTEVPVARITSKIYLIRGQKIMLDRDLSERYGVETKVLKQAVKRNIDRFPEDFMFELGRDEFANLRSQIVTSSLRVLR, from the coding sequence ATGAGTACGGAAGTTCCGGTTGCGCGGATTACAAGTAAAATATATCTCATACGCGGCCAAAAGATCATGCTGGATAGGGATCTGTCAGAACGTTATGGAGTTGAAACCAAGGTGTTAAAGCAGGCTGTCAAGAGAAATATTGATCGTTTTCCTGAAGATTTTATGTTTGAACTTGGGAGGGATGAGTTCGCAAACTTGAGGTCACAAATTGTGACCTCAAGTTTGCGTGTGCTTCGTTAA
- the pyrF gene encoding orotidine-5'-phosphate decarboxylase, whose protein sequence is MKPSKDYIIFPLDVPTAAEARKYVELLADDVGMFKVGLELFVRSGPEIVKLIQACGPAGIFLDLKLHDIPATVAGAMKVIADLGVQFATVHCGESPAMLQAAVDAAGRSVGVLGVTVLTSVSAKDIQAAGFSPEYAGDLSALVMKRASMAKAAGCTGIVCSGLEVKSVKAKFGKDFVAVTPGIRPLWDAGKDDQKRITTPAQAVKDGADYLVIGRPIRNADDPREAARRIAEEIDEVI, encoded by the coding sequence ATGAAACCCTCAAAAGACTATATTATTTTCCCCCTGGACGTTCCCACAGCGGCTGAAGCTCGGAAGTACGTTGAACTGCTGGCGGATGATGTGGGCATGTTTAAAGTCGGATTGGAGCTGTTTGTCCGTTCCGGGCCTGAAATCGTAAAACTGATTCAAGCGTGCGGTCCTGCGGGAATTTTTTTGGATTTGAAACTTCACGACATTCCGGCAACGGTTGCGGGCGCCATGAAGGTCATTGCAGACCTGGGCGTTCAGTTTGCAACGGTTCACTGCGGCGAGTCGCCGGCAATGCTGCAGGCGGCGGTTGATGCCGCAGGCCGGAGCGTCGGTGTTCTCGGCGTTACGGTTCTGACCAGCGTTTCCGCTAAAGACATCCAGGCGGCCGGTTTCAGCCCGGAGTATGCCGGCGATCTGTCCGCCCTTGTCATGAAACGGGCGTCAATGGCCAAGGCCGCCGGCTGCACCGGAATCGTCTGCTCCGGCCTTGAAGTAAAATCCGTGAAAGCGAAATTCGGCAAGGATTTTGTTGCCGTCACCCCGGGGATCAGGCCACTCTGGGACGCAGGCAAAGATGATCAGAAACGAATCACCACTCCGGCCCAGGCCGTCAAGGACGGCGCCGATTACCTGGTTATCGGTCGTCCCATTCGCAACGCAGACGACCCGCGGGAAGCCGCTCGGCGGATTGCGGAAGAGATTGATGAAGTCATATGA
- the rfbB gene encoding dTDP-glucose 4,6-dehydratase, translating to MKNMLVTGGAGFIGANFIRYLLVESDFSGRIVNADKLTYAGNPENLADIEQTFSDRYYFQKVDICDAAALAKIFSEFEIDSVCHFAAESHVDRSIAAPDAFVQTNIVGTFNLLEAARGHQGRLIRFHHISTDEVYGSLGADGYFREDTPYDPSSPYSASKAASDHLVRAYFKTYGLPVTLSNCSNNYGPYQFPEKLIPLIILNGIEGSALPIYGDGRNIRDWLYVEDHCRAVWEVMKRGEPGKTYNIGGRGEMRNIDVVRMICDLLDDMEPLPDKRPHRDLIQFVKDRPGHDLRYAIDFSRLQRELGWEPIESFKTGIRKTIAWYMEKRDWVERVKSGAYREWMEDHYRQG from the coding sequence ATGAAAAATATGCTGGTTACAGGCGGCGCCGGTTTTATCGGGGCAAATTTTATCCGATATCTGTTAGTGGAATCCGACTTTTCAGGCCGCATCGTCAATGCCGACAAGCTGACCTATGCGGGCAATCCGGAAAACCTGGCAGATATTGAACAAACGTTTTCCGACCGGTATTATTTTCAAAAAGTCGATATTTGCGATGCCGCTGCTCTGGCAAAGATTTTCAGTGAATTTGAAATCGACTCGGTTTGCCATTTTGCCGCAGAATCGCATGTGGACCGGTCGATTGCAGCACCGGATGCGTTTGTCCAGACCAACATCGTCGGCACCTTTAATCTGCTGGAAGCCGCCCGGGGGCATCAAGGCCGGCTGATCCGTTTTCATCATATCAGCACGGATGAAGTCTACGGGTCCCTGGGGGCTGACGGTTATTTCAGGGAAGACACCCCCTATGACCCCAGCAGTCCCTATTCCGCCTCCAAAGCGGCCTCCGATCATCTGGTGCGGGCCTACTTTAAAACATACGGCCTGCCCGTAACCCTGTCGAACTGCTCCAACAATTACGGCCCCTATCAGTTTCCGGAAAAACTCATTCCGCTGATCATCCTCAATGGTATAGAAGGCAGCGCCCTGCCAATCTATGGCGACGGCCGCAACATCAGGGACTGGCTGTATGTCGAGGACCACTGCCGGGCGGTGTGGGAAGTCATGAAAAGGGGCGAGCCGGGAAAAACCTACAATATCGGCGGCCGCGGCGAGATGCGCAACATCGATGTCGTCAGGATGATATGTGATCTCTTGGACGATATGGAACCGCTGCCGGACAAGCGCCCGCACCGGGACCTGATTCAGTTTGTCAAAGACCGGCCCGGTCATGATTTGCGATATGCCATCGATTTTTCAAGACTGCAGCGGGAATTGGGCTGGGAGCCGATCGAGTCGTTTAAGACCGGCATCCGCAAAACAATTGCCTGGTACATGGAAAAACGGGACTGGGTTGAGCGGGTGAAAAGCGGCGCTTACCGGGAGTGGATGGAAGATCATTACCGGCAAGGCTGA
- a CDS encoding diacylglycerol kinase family lipid kinase, protein MTPKRVFIVNPNAGNGSTGLNWPHIRVLAKSSLAPFEYYITTGPGDAGCFAKEAIASGADQVVCVGGDGTLNEVLNGYMAHAESVRSGVRLGFIPNGTGCDFIKTVQIPGNIKQAVGVIAANNVCAVDVGRLHYKDHDGNTRCRYFHNISSFGLGGEVDQRVNRTAKPFGPFVSFIWATLVSIFQYGKKKVYLKIDDHFRQTCIVWNVAVSNGQYHGGGMWVAPDASVDDGLFHVTVIGDLSVPEVLLNLPRLYNGRILQVKNVFSVTGRKIEASSSQRVLLDIDGEQPGTLPVVIDLLPRALNLITPER, encoded by the coding sequence GTGACACCAAAGCGTGTGTTTATCGTCAATCCCAATGCCGGCAACGGCTCCACCGGTTTGAACTGGCCGCATATCCGCGTGCTGGCCAAAAGCAGCCTGGCTCCATTTGAGTATTACATTACCACCGGTCCCGGGGATGCCGGCTGTTTTGCCAAAGAGGCCATCGCTTCAGGGGCGGATCAGGTGGTCTGCGTCGGTGGGGACGGGACCCTCAACGAGGTGCTCAACGGCTACATGGCCCACGCAGAAAGCGTTCGTTCCGGCGTCCGACTGGGCTTTATTCCCAACGGGACCGGGTGTGATTTTATCAAAACGGTTCAGATACCGGGCAATATCAAACAGGCTGTGGGGGTGATCGCTGCAAACAACGTGTGCGCCGTCGATGTCGGCAGACTTCATTATAAAGACCATGACGGCAATACCCGCTGCCGCTATTTTCATAACATCAGCAGTTTCGGCCTGGGCGGAGAGGTCGACCAGCGGGTCAACCGGACCGCCAAACCGTTTGGCCCCTTTGTATCCTTTATATGGGCAACCTTGGTATCCATATTTCAGTACGGCAAAAAAAAGGTCTATCTGAAAATTGATGATCATTTTAGACAGACCTGCATCGTATGGAATGTGGCCGTTTCCAACGGTCAGTACCACGGCGGCGGGATGTGGGTTGCGCCGGATGCGTCTGTTGATGACGGGTTGTTTCATGTCACCGTCATCGGCGATCTGAGCGTGCCGGAAGTGCTGCTCAATCTGCCACGGCTGTATAACGGCCGGATTTTGCAGGTGAAGAATGTATTTTCCGTTACCGGCAGAAAAATAGAGGCGTCGTCGTCCCAGCGGGTCTTGCTGGATATTGACGGCGAGCAGCCCGGGACCCTGCCGGTTGTCATAGACCTGTTGCCCCGTGCGCTGAACCTGATCACGCCCGAGAGGTAA
- the selA gene encoding L-seryl-tRNA(Sec) selenium transferase — MAKTDTMHSRLRMLPGVDHLLEISKEDPFFQTLPKSVLVRAIRTVIEMLRAEILSGKADDPEKALSEPSILATVKTAARALMAPKLAPVINATGVVIHTNLGRSVLCDKALEQLTDIAGGYSNLEFDLKTGKRGSRYSSVEDILCELSGAEAALVVNNNAGAVFLALDTIAKDKQVLISRGELVEIGGSFRIPDVMAKSGAILKEVGTTNRTHPEDYEGSIGSHTGLLLKVHKSNYSVEGFTAEVSLKELVALGQKYQIAVMEDLGSGTFIDFSRYGLIKEPTVQDSVRTGADVVTFSGDKLLGGPQAGIIVGRKEMLDRIKKTPLARALRIDKLTLAALEATLSLYRDEPRAMASIPTLRMMTLPIDVIRKKANKLRRRLMALKSPDLQVKSLQLDSRVGGGALPLLKLPSFCLGVTVQGMPANGIDDYLRQSKPAVIGRIEDDFFIMDLRTVRDSEIPVIAAAFKGLLERTAP; from the coding sequence ATGGCAAAAACTGACACAATGCATTCCCGCCTGCGGATGCTTCCCGGCGTCGACCACCTTCTTGAAATTTCCAAAGAAGACCCATTCTTTCAGACCCTTCCGAAATCTGTTCTGGTCCGCGCCATCCGCACCGTCATTGAAATGCTTCGGGCGGAAATTCTTTCCGGCAAAGCCGATGACCCTGAAAAAGCCCTCAGCGAACCTTCGATCCTGGCAACCGTCAAGACCGCCGCCCGTGCGCTCATGGCCCCGAAGCTGGCCCCTGTCATTAATGCAACCGGAGTGGTGATCCATACCAATCTGGGCCGTTCCGTCCTCTGTGATAAAGCCCTTGAGCAGCTGACAGACATCGCCGGCGGATACTCCAATCTGGAGTTTGATCTTAAAACCGGAAAACGGGGCTCGCGCTATTCCAGCGTGGAAGACATTCTCTGCGAACTCTCCGGCGCGGAAGCCGCCCTGGTTGTCAACAACAATGCCGGCGCTGTCTTCCTGGCGCTGGACACCATTGCCAAGGATAAACAGGTCCTGATATCCAGAGGAGAACTCGTTGAAATCGGCGGATCATTCCGCATTCCGGATGTCATGGCCAAAAGCGGTGCGATCCTGAAAGAAGTGGGCACCACCAACCGGACCCATCCCGAAGACTATGAAGGTTCCATTGGAAGCCATACCGGCCTGCTGCTGAAGGTCCATAAAAGCAACTACAGCGTCGAGGGGTTTACCGCGGAAGTTTCGCTGAAAGAGCTGGTGGCGCTCGGGCAAAAGTATCAGATTGCGGTGATGGAAGATCTCGGCAGCGGGACCTTTATTGATTTCTCCCGCTACGGACTGATAAAGGAACCCACCGTTCAGGACTCCGTCAGAACCGGTGCGGACGTGGTCACGTTCAGCGGCGACAAGCTTCTGGGGGGACCCCAGGCCGGCATTATTGTCGGCCGCAAAGAAATGCTGGACCGCATCAAAAAAACCCCCCTCGCCCGGGCCCTGCGGATCGACAAGCTGACGCTGGCGGCGCTGGAGGCGACCCTGTCGTTATACCGGGATGAACCCCGGGCAATGGCATCCATCCCGACCCTGCGGATGATGACGCTGCCCATCGATGTGATCCGGAAAAAAGCCAATAAACTCCGAAGACGGCTCATGGCGCTGAAATCTCCGGACCTGCAGGTTAAGTCCCTGCAGCTGGATTCCCGGGTCGGGGGCGGTGCGCTGCCGCTTCTGAAACTTCCCAGTTTCTGTTTGGGCGTCACGGTGCAGGGGATGCCCGCCAACGGCATCGACGACTACTTGCGGCAGTCTAAACCCGCCGTCATCGGCCGGATTGAAGATGATTTTTTTATCATGGACCTGCGCACCGTCCGGGACAGCGAGATTCCGGTCATTGCTGCCGCATTCAAAGGCCTACTGGAAAGGACGGCCCCATGA
- a CDS encoding tetratricopeptide repeat protein, producing the protein MTKQQELIRRRASTRQFLLSRTDPEAKPKPTFKAAAVTPDPLLEAYPQALSNRKFLNHAMAELYMCQKFSALVMRIDNFRSNPSETRLTTDCLLAAAEIIDTFCKTANGLWGRLKSDELGCFFPEKTALFSLKTAKKIRKALTAHCRETVSIGIAAYPTITFSKRQVLENAYKALDHAAFFGPGSCVSFDAVSLNISGDKRYHEGDIPGAIEEFKLALLLDPANVNVHNSLGVCYGLQGSFEKALETFSTAIQLDAGEAMSVYNAGLVHMLSGQQEKALTRFLEALNISKDVFEILFQTGRLYLEMGDFENARRYLEKAADRHPTAGSVYRYLGDCYVAGAMPAKAADAYRKAIKLNPNDAAALSALGDLFGVMGENAEIAIMFCRQSIEISPDNGLFRHRLGTLYLDQNMLEPALNEFKKAVKLGHDSTQFIDKIRDRLMAKAS; encoded by the coding sequence ATGACCAAGCAGCAGGAACTTATTCGCAGACGCGCTTCAACCCGGCAATTTTTACTATCCCGAACAGACCCCGAGGCCAAACCCAAACCGACCTTCAAGGCTGCCGCCGTCACTCCGGATCCTTTACTGGAAGCCTACCCCCAGGCTCTCAGCAACCGCAAATTTCTGAACCATGCCATGGCCGAACTCTATATGTGCCAAAAGTTCAGCGCCCTGGTCATGCGCATCGATAATTTTCGCAGCAATCCGTCCGAAACCCGGCTGACGACGGACTGTCTGTTGGCCGCGGCTGAAATCATCGACACCTTTTGTAAAACCGCAAACGGGTTGTGGGGCCGCTTAAAGTCAGATGAACTTGGGTGCTTCTTTCCGGAAAAAACCGCTCTGTTTTCTTTGAAGACAGCCAAGAAAATCCGCAAAGCACTTACCGCTCACTGCCGGGAAACCGTTTCCATCGGAATCGCGGCTTACCCGACCATCACCTTTTCCAAGCGCCAGGTGCTTGAAAACGCCTACAAGGCCCTTGACCATGCCGCTTTTTTCGGCCCCGGCAGCTGCGTCTCCTTTGATGCCGTCAGCTTGAACATCAGCGGCGATAAGCGTTACCATGAAGGCGACATCCCCGGCGCCATTGAAGAATTTAAGCTGGCCCTGCTGCTGGACCCGGCCAATGTAAATGTCCACAACAGTCTGGGCGTTTGTTACGGCCTCCAGGGATCTTTTGAAAAAGCCCTGGAAACATTTTCAACCGCCATTCAGCTGGATGCCGGCGAAGCCATGTCCGTCTATAACGCCGGTCTGGTCCACATGCTGTCCGGCCAACAGGAAAAGGCGCTGACGCGCTTTCTCGAAGCGCTGAACATTTCAAAAGACGTGTTTGAAATCCTGTTTCAAACCGGCCGGCTATACCTGGAGATGGGCGACTTTGAAAACGCCCGGCGCTATCTTGAAAAAGCAGCCGACCGCCATCCGACCGCCGGATCGGTTTATCGTTACCTCGGCGACTGTTATGTGGCCGGCGCCATGCCCGCCAAGGCGGCCGACGCCTACCGCAAGGCCATCAAACTGAATCCCAATGACGCAGCTGCGCTTTCCGCCCTGGGAGACCTGTTTGGGGTGATGGGCGAAAATGCGGAGATTGCCATCATGTTCTGCCGGCAAAGCATCGAAATCTCCCCCGACAACGGCCTCTTCCGCCACCGTTTGGGAACGCTTTATCTAGATCAAAATATGCTGGAACCGGCCTTAAATGAATTTAAAAAGGCCGTAAAGCTCGGCCATGATTCCACTCAATTCATAGACAAGATCCGGGACCGCTTGATGGCAAAGGCCTCTTAA